A DNA window from Luteolibacter luteus contains the following coding sequences:
- the hemQ gene encoding hydrogen peroxide-dependent heme synthase, translating to MSESTISPLVPREGWHVMHLFYQIDHSQWSILGDDEKRAAKTRLTELVQEIRATKDTHLLTFSIATPKADIGFMLLTPDLQVANAFEKQLTLSLGPEILSPAYSYLSQTERSEYTTSSEQYAKETLIGEKGLTEGSPEFEQALKEFDERMEHYLKHRLYPVLPDWPVVCFYPMSKRRSGADNWYSLDFEARREFMSGHARVGRHYSGRILQLITGSTGLDEHEWGVTLLAKDTIDIKAIVYEMRFDEVSARFAEFGDFYIGMQLPLDQLFRRVCL from the coding sequence ATGTCTGAATCCACGATTTCTCCCTTGGTGCCACGCGAAGGCTGGCACGTGATGCACCTCTTCTATCAGATCGATCACTCCCAATGGTCGATCCTCGGCGATGACGAGAAACGCGCGGCCAAAACACGCCTGACCGAGCTGGTGCAGGAGATTCGTGCCACCAAGGATACCCACCTCCTCACCTTCTCGATCGCCACGCCGAAGGCTGATATCGGCTTCATGCTCCTGACTCCCGATCTCCAGGTGGCAAACGCTTTCGAGAAGCAGCTCACGCTTTCACTGGGACCCGAGATCCTCAGCCCGGCCTACTCCTATCTCTCGCAGACCGAGCGCTCCGAATACACCACCAGCTCCGAGCAGTATGCCAAGGAGACCCTGATCGGCGAAAAGGGCCTCACCGAAGGCAGCCCTGAGTTCGAGCAGGCCTTGAAGGAGTTCGATGAACGCATGGAGCACTACCTCAAACACCGGCTCTATCCGGTGCTCCCGGACTGGCCGGTCGTTTGCTTCTACCCGATGTCGAAGCGCCGCTCCGGAGCGGACAACTGGTACTCGCTCGATTTCGAAGCACGCCGCGAGTTCATGTCAGGCCACGCCCGCGTGGGTCGCCACTACTCCGGTCGGATCCTTCAGCTCATCACCGGCTCCACCGGCCTCGATGAACATGAATGGGGCGTGACCCTTCTCGCCAAGGACACCATCGACATCAAGGCGATCGTGTACGAAATGCGCTTTGATGAAGTCTCGGCCCGCTTCGCGGAATTCGGAGACTTCTACATCGGCATGCAGCTCCCGCTGGATCAATTGTTCCGGCGGGTCTGCCTGTAA
- a CDS encoding transglycosylase domain-containing protein, with the protein MPKPSPKDSSSPTGKLSDSRSNNRKKAPTSKPVGLGSVVLFWPFHIFHLFLKPLPAFLRMPLRIGGDLAISGAYVGLIMAVFYYIRAKPYDMAKVAEMPQRTIVYDRRGEELGRIHGEKRDVIDISQVSPDFLAAILSREDERFYNHGGVDWIGVGRAVVENFKRGGIEQGASTLTMQLARNSFPLKSKWLDFSGKIQELDRKFLEVAVSYRIESHYTKQEILQHYVNRIFWGHSIRGIEEASRTYFEKHAKELTLSESALLAGIVRGPNAFSPFNDIEKAVRERNGTLDRMVVAGTLTPDKAEEAKKDPITVRPEWRRIFHDSYAMDAIRRELERILEEENIELGGLEITTTIDNLIQKKAEEALDAKLRQIERSPGYPHQTRAQWKELPEGQKTRPEYIQGSVVAVENMSGAVLAIVGGRNADESKFNRALQGRRQIGSVFKPFVYLSAFDQGVRPDTLVSDGPIYKGEIKGAGNWRPQNSDGKFGGMLPAATGLIRSRNTMSVRLGNRAGIDKVADTALSVGFETPMPKLPTSYLGAWEATTYEVASAYTIFPNGGRRYPQRIIDEIRDRKGNVLYKNDKISYEATRSGSAWTVSNILREVTERGTAASIKSLGFNKPCGGKTGTTNDYKDAWFAGYTSSITCAVWVGLDTPKKTIDRGYGSTLALPVWADIMKTADKLGYKAEGLKSQLSFVECRLCRESGKRATAGCENASEAYTDNVPADLAPADNDLCPIHPAKALAVDESTAHHDDEPLRAQAVSEDEVIMEEEEAPLKAIPVEE; encoded by the coding sequence ATGCCGAAACCATCCCCGAAGGACTCCAGCAGCCCCACTGGCAAGCTTTCCGATTCCCGCTCGAACAATCGCAAGAAAGCCCCTACGTCGAAACCCGTAGGCCTCGGTTCGGTAGTCCTTTTCTGGCCGTTTCACATTTTCCACCTCTTCCTGAAGCCCTTGCCCGCCTTTTTGCGGATGCCGCTCCGGATCGGCGGAGACCTCGCCATTTCCGGTGCCTACGTGGGGCTGATCATGGCGGTTTTTTACTACATCCGCGCGAAGCCCTACGACATGGCGAAGGTGGCCGAGATGCCGCAGCGCACCATCGTCTACGACCGCCGCGGCGAAGAATTGGGCCGCATTCACGGGGAAAAGCGCGACGTCATCGATATTTCCCAGGTTTCCCCGGACTTCCTGGCGGCAATTCTCTCGCGGGAAGACGAGCGCTTCTACAATCACGGCGGGGTGGACTGGATCGGCGTCGGCCGTGCGGTGGTGGAGAACTTCAAGCGCGGCGGGATCGAGCAGGGCGCTTCAACCCTGACGATGCAGCTCGCCCGGAATAGCTTCCCGCTGAAGTCGAAGTGGCTCGATTTCTCCGGCAAGATCCAGGAACTGGACCGCAAGTTCCTGGAGGTGGCGGTGTCCTACCGGATCGAGAGCCACTACACGAAGCAGGAGATTCTCCAGCACTACGTGAACCGCATTTTCTGGGGGCACTCGATTCGCGGCATCGAAGAAGCTTCCCGCACCTACTTCGAAAAGCATGCGAAGGAGCTGACACTTTCCGAATCGGCGCTGCTTGCGGGTATTGTCCGCGGTCCGAATGCCTTCTCCCCTTTCAATGACATCGAGAAAGCGGTTCGCGAACGCAACGGAACCTTGGACCGCATGGTGGTGGCCGGGACCCTGACTCCCGACAAGGCGGAAGAAGCGAAGAAAGATCCCATCACGGTGCGCCCGGAATGGCGTCGCATTTTCCACGATAGCTACGCGATGGATGCGATCCGCCGCGAACTCGAGCGCATCCTGGAAGAAGAAAACATCGAGCTCGGGGGGCTGGAGATCACAACCACGATTGACAATCTGATCCAAAAGAAGGCGGAGGAAGCTCTCGACGCGAAGCTGCGCCAGATCGAGCGCTCACCCGGCTATCCGCACCAGACCCGAGCCCAGTGGAAGGAGCTGCCGGAAGGTCAGAAAACCCGCCCGGAATACATCCAAGGCAGCGTCGTTGCAGTTGAGAACATGTCCGGTGCGGTGCTCGCCATCGTCGGCGGACGGAATGCAGACGAATCGAAATTCAATCGCGCCTTGCAGGGTCGCCGCCAGATCGGCTCGGTCTTCAAGCCCTTCGTGTATCTCTCCGCCTTCGACCAAGGCGTGCGGCCTGATACGCTGGTGAGCGACGGCCCGATCTACAAAGGGGAAATCAAGGGCGCGGGCAACTGGCGGCCCCAGAATTCGGACGGAAAGTTCGGCGGCATGCTCCCCGCTGCAACCGGCCTGATCCGCTCCCGAAACACGATGTCGGTTCGACTGGGCAACCGCGCTGGTATCGACAAAGTCGCGGATACCGCGCTTTCCGTGGGTTTTGAAACCCCGATGCCGAAGCTGCCGACCTCCTATCTCGGAGCTTGGGAAGCCACGACTTATGAGGTCGCCTCGGCCTACACGATCTTCCCGAACGGAGGTCGCCGCTATCCGCAGCGGATCATCGACGAGATCCGGGACCGCAAGGGCAACGTCCTCTACAAGAACGACAAGATTTCTTACGAGGCGACCCGCTCGGGTTCCGCCTGGACGGTCTCGAATATCCTCCGCGAGGTCACCGAGCGAGGCACTGCGGCATCGATCAAAAGCCTCGGCTTTAACAAGCCTTGCGGTGGCAAGACCGGCACGACCAACGACTACAAGGACGCTTGGTTCGCCGGCTACACCTCCAGCATCACTTGCGCGGTATGGGTAGGTCTGGACACCCCGAAAAAGACCATCGATCGCGGCTATGGTTCGACCCTCGCCCTGCCCGTGTGGGCGGATATCATGAAGACCGCTGACAAGCTCGGGTATAAGGCGGAAGGCCTGAAATCGCAGCTTTCCTTCGTGGAGTGCCGACTCTGCCGGGAATCCGGCAAGCGTGCCACCGCAGGATGCGAAAACGCGAGCGAGGCTTACACCGACAACGTCCCGGCCGACTTGGCCCCGGCGGACAATGATCTCTGCCCGATTCATCCCGCCAAGGCGCTCGCCGTCGACGAGAGCACCGCTCATCATGATGACGAGCCATTGCGGGCCCAAGCGGTATCCGAAGACGAGGTGATCATGGAGGAGGAGGAAGCTCCCCTGAAGGCGATCCCCGTGGAAGAGTAG
- a CDS encoding transglycosylase domain-containing protein: MSTWRPIRRTPAWLAWMPGWLRTGIRWAFWMTLAMALVGLMICSYYFYQATRFDLAEVGKMPARTVFLDRNGKELGGGTGASNRRLVTRQDIPDFMVKALRAREDARFFEHSGVDFRGLARATVRNVKDGDFTQGASTLSMQLARNTFEIREKSINRKLLEIALTLRLESRYTKDEILANYLNRIYFGSGCHGIEQASRSYFGKPTSKLNEAECAMLIGIIRGPHIFSPFRNLEAAKEQQSQVLARMKAMDFVDDKEIDRIKKIPMVLVPQEQRTSERSYALEAIQKELQQILDDEDIRDGGLTVRTTLDGGWQLRLETDLSESLRKIEQSKDWKYPVHADHQAGNEPAYLQCSAVTLETKTGGILALVGGRDYLDSRYDRSSGARRDLGAAFEPWIAAAAAERGRLVLPGKPIQTGRQIGPKETIRIAKRCGITGPFVETEDLFRGSAASTPLELATGLATLGNEGKRPKPFLIQSIAAPDGKSLYQSKVSLTPAIGRQAAREAASLLENTSGTRVHGGATGSGRDAWLARLGPKGSTAIWVGFDQPQRISSAAKLDEVLADLAGRLGN, translated from the coding sequence GTGTCCACTTGGCGCCCTATTCGCAGAACCCCGGCTTGGCTGGCCTGGATGCCCGGCTGGCTGCGCACGGGAATACGCTGGGCCTTCTGGATGACACTGGCCATGGCACTGGTGGGCCTGATGATTTGCAGCTACTACTTTTATCAGGCGACCCGTTTTGATCTGGCGGAAGTAGGAAAGATGCCCGCCCGGACCGTCTTTCTTGACCGGAATGGCAAGGAATTGGGTGGCGGCACCGGGGCTAGCAACCGGCGGCTCGTCACTCGCCAAGACATCCCGGATTTCATGGTGAAGGCGCTCCGCGCCCGCGAGGATGCCCGCTTCTTCGAACATAGCGGGGTAGATTTCCGCGGTCTGGCCCGCGCCACCGTGCGCAACGTGAAGGACGGGGATTTCACCCAAGGTGCCTCCACGCTGAGCATGCAGCTCGCTCGAAACACCTTCGAGATCCGGGAAAAATCCATCAATCGCAAGCTGCTGGAGATCGCGCTAACCCTGCGCCTGGAATCCCGCTACACGAAGGACGAGATCCTAGCGAATTACCTGAACCGGATTTACTTCGGCTCCGGCTGCCACGGGATCGAGCAAGCGTCGCGCAGCTACTTCGGCAAGCCGACTTCCAAGCTCAATGAGGCTGAGTGCGCGATGCTGATCGGCATCATCCGCGGCCCGCACATTTTCTCCCCCTTCCGCAATCTGGAAGCAGCGAAGGAGCAGCAATCGCAGGTTCTGGCTCGGATGAAGGCCATGGACTTCGTCGATGACAAGGAGATCGACCGGATCAAGAAGATCCCCATGGTGCTGGTCCCTCAGGAGCAGAGAACCTCGGAGCGCTCCTATGCGCTCGAAGCCATCCAAAAGGAGCTCCAGCAGATCCTGGATGACGAGGACATCCGCGATGGAGGATTGACCGTCCGCACCACCCTTGATGGCGGTTGGCAATTGCGCCTTGAGACCGATCTTTCCGAGTCCCTGCGGAAAATCGAACAGTCGAAGGACTGGAAGTACCCGGTCCACGCCGATCATCAGGCCGGCAACGAGCCCGCGTATCTGCAGTGCTCCGCAGTCACCCTCGAAACGAAGACCGGGGGCATCCTCGCCCTCGTCGGCGGGCGGGATTACCTGGATTCCCGCTATGATCGCAGCAGCGGCGCACGCCGCGATCTGGGTGCCGCTTTCGAGCCATGGATCGCAGCCGCTGCTGCCGAGCGCGGGCGGTTGGTTCTCCCCGGGAAGCCCATTCAAACCGGCCGCCAGATCGGACCGAAGGAAACCATCCGCATCGCCAAGCGCTGCGGCATCACCGGACCCTTCGTGGAAACGGAGGATCTTTTCCGGGGTAGTGCCGCCTCCACTCCGCTGGAACTGGCGACCGGACTTGCCACGCTCGGCAACGAGGGCAAACGCCCCAAGCCCTTCCTGATCCAATCAATCGCCGCCCCGGATGGAAAATCCCTCTATCAGTCGAAGGTCTCGCTGACCCCCGCGATTGGGCGACAAGCGGCACGCGAAGCCGCCTCCCTGCTGGAAAACACCTCGGGCACCCGCGTGCATGGCGGCGCCACCGGGTCCGGCCGCGATGCGTGGCTCGCAAGGCTCGGCCCGAAGGGTTCGACCGCCATCTGGGTAGGCTTTGACCAGCCGCAACGGATCAGCTCCGCCGCAAAGCTGGATGAAGTGCTGGCAGACTTGGCAGGTCGCCTGGGCAACTGA
- a CDS encoding DUF721 domain-containing protein, whose translation MAKESRLDAIRRAVLRDWRGGDEPTHLDERLHLPKDFLAAILRQAGATEGIDEERLREMWKEVAGDFVARHATPVSLKGGCVTLHVLQPAMRFHLEQMKGQLLKNMQKAAGADVVKSIRFAVG comes from the coding sequence ATGGCCAAGGAATCCCGGCTCGATGCGATTCGACGCGCGGTGCTCCGGGATTGGCGGGGAGGAGATGAGCCGACCCATCTCGACGAGCGCCTTCACCTTCCGAAAGACTTCCTTGCGGCGATCCTGCGTCAAGCGGGCGCCACGGAGGGCATCGACGAAGAGCGCTTGCGCGAGATGTGGAAAGAAGTCGCGGGTGACTTCGTGGCCCGGCATGCCACTCCCGTTTCCCTCAAGGGCGGCTGTGTGACACTCCATGTCCTTCAGCCCGCCATGCGCTTTCATTTGGAGCAGATGAAAGGGCAGCTTCTTAAGAACATGCAGAAGGCCGCCGGTGCGGACGTGGTGAAGTCGATCCGCTTTGCCGTGGGCTGA
- a CDS encoding PDZ domain-containing protein: MKTNSLLILANAALLAGASAQRTQQRSGDIDPDSLVRPEEVRAVQDQTIQLFDAIRPASRAAVESTVWVWANTGRGSKPVSFGTVIDDGTKVLTKWSEIAMAKGAVQVVGGDGMTAKAKVVGVYQDDDLALLQLEGPHFRPVTLKAGEAPKLGRFLVAASPDDTPASVGVVAVEARSLREQDQAFLGIKMDPRHKGKGVMIQEVVPEGGAADAGLKVGDIISSIGNREVNSLFEMKNALSGRGPGEKLDVHYLRKGAEASVQVELKAGQKAANFEFPNARLRVMERMGTELSLVRTGFPSVIQTDMQLDRKRCGGPVVDLDGNVVGIAIARADRTRSFIVPAAHLTELLAKAPVTPEEAQAMAEEEEEQMQAAIDDALPRSQRAPRAVPIEPGAADRLRRNLEDMGRLMEKMRAEMEGIEE, encoded by the coding sequence ATGAAAACCAATTCCCTTTTGATTCTCGCGAATGCTGCGCTCCTTGCGGGAGCGAGCGCCCAGCGGACCCAGCAACGCTCCGGTGACATCGACCCGGATTCCCTGGTGCGTCCGGAAGAGGTGCGCGCGGTGCAGGATCAGACGATCCAGCTTTTCGATGCAATCCGTCCCGCGTCGCGGGCCGCGGTAGAGTCTACCGTGTGGGTCTGGGCGAATACCGGGCGCGGAAGCAAGCCCGTGTCCTTTGGCACGGTGATCGATGACGGTACCAAAGTGCTCACCAAGTGGAGCGAGATCGCCATGGCGAAAGGAGCAGTCCAGGTGGTGGGCGGAGACGGCATGACGGCGAAGGCCAAGGTCGTAGGCGTCTATCAGGATGATGACCTTGCCCTCCTGCAACTGGAAGGTCCGCATTTCCGCCCGGTGACGCTGAAGGCCGGCGAGGCGCCCAAGCTCGGACGCTTCCTGGTGGCAGCCTCTCCCGATGATACGCCTGCCAGCGTGGGTGTGGTGGCGGTGGAAGCCCGTTCACTGCGGGAGCAGGACCAGGCCTTTCTGGGCATCAAAATGGATCCCCGACACAAGGGGAAAGGTGTGATGATTCAAGAAGTGGTGCCTGAAGGTGGTGCTGCCGATGCTGGCCTGAAGGTTGGCGATATCATTTCTTCAATTGGCAACCGCGAGGTGAACAGTCTCTTCGAAATGAAGAATGCCCTGAGTGGCCGCGGCCCCGGGGAGAAGCTTGATGTGCATTATCTCCGGAAGGGAGCCGAAGCTTCTGTTCAGGTGGAACTGAAAGCGGGCCAGAAAGCGGCGAATTTCGAATTTCCGAATGCCCGCCTGCGGGTCATGGAGCGCATGGGCACGGAGTTGAGCCTTGTCCGGACCGGTTTCCCCTCGGTGATCCAGACCGACATGCAGCTGGACCGCAAGCGTTGTGGTGGACCGGTGGTGGACTTGGATGGAAATGTGGTCGGGATTGCCATCGCCCGCGCCGACCGCACGCGCAGCTTCATTGTTCCTGCGGCTCACCTCACGGAATTGCTGGCGAAGGCACCTGTCACTCCGGAAGAGGCTCAGGCGATGGCCGAAGAGGAAGAAGAGCAAATGCAGGCTGCGATTGACGATGCGCTGCCGCGTTCCCAGCGGGCACCGCGCGCCGTGCCGATCGAGCCCGGTGCTGCCGACCGCCTCCGCCGCAACCTGGAAGACATGGGCCGACTGATGGAGAAGATGCGCGCTGAGATGGAAGGCATCGAGGAGTAG
- a CDS encoding ferredoxin, which translates to MADREDKNRENVTGKFYVDSQCIDCDLCRETAPNNFTRSDDEGYSYVYKQPENEEEKAMCREAMEGCPVEAIGDDGED; encoded by the coding sequence ATGGCCGACCGCGAAGACAAGAACCGGGAAAACGTAACTGGCAAATTCTACGTCGATAGCCAGTGCATCGATTGTGATCTTTGCCGCGAAACCGCGCCGAACAATTTCACCCGCTCCGACGACGAAGGATACTCCTACGTGTACAAGCAGCCGGAGAACGAAGAGGAGAAGGCCATGTGCCGCGAGGCCATGGAAGGTTGTCCGGTCGAGGCGATCGGAGACGACGGCGAGGATTGA
- a CDS encoding S1C family serine protease, which produces MTGAILAAASLCPLWARDAVGSIEDVRKLEEKIAAVAKKAMPATVALISEDSGASGSGVITTPDGLILTAAHVIEGAEKVLVVFPDGKQVTGKVLGANLSKDIGMVQIEEKGPWPFMERGTSKPLEAGDWVIAMGHSAGFDAARTPPIRFGRVVSDGPGNFLTTDCTLIGGDSGGPLYDLDGKVVGINSSIGQSLKNNNHAGVDGFKEDWDRLLAGEVWGELQMNPFLNPERPFLGIGLGAPVRGGGVMVASVKKNAGQAGVRPGDIVTTINGEKVGNGASLMRLLVKKQAGDKVKVGIIRDGSPHEYEVTLMTQKQLDQ; this is translated from the coding sequence GTGACTGGAGCGATACTCGCAGCCGCCTCGCTTTGCCCGTTGTGGGCTCGCGACGCCGTGGGCTCGATCGAGGACGTGCGCAAGCTCGAAGAGAAAATAGCTGCCGTGGCGAAAAAGGCGATGCCTGCCACCGTGGCTCTGATTTCGGAAGATTCCGGAGCCTCCGGTTCCGGGGTCATCACGACGCCGGACGGCCTGATTCTGACGGCCGCCCACGTGATCGAAGGCGCGGAGAAGGTGCTGGTGGTTTTTCCCGACGGGAAGCAAGTCACCGGCAAGGTTCTCGGCGCGAACCTCTCGAAAGATATCGGGATGGTGCAAATCGAGGAAAAGGGCCCTTGGCCCTTCATGGAACGAGGCACCTCCAAGCCGCTTGAAGCGGGGGACTGGGTGATCGCTATGGGACATTCCGCGGGCTTTGACGCGGCCCGCACGCCGCCCATTCGATTTGGTCGCGTGGTTTCCGATGGTCCGGGAAATTTCCTGACCACGGATTGCACGCTTATCGGCGGTGACTCGGGTGGCCCGCTCTATGATCTGGATGGCAAGGTGGTGGGGATCAATTCCTCCATCGGCCAATCCCTGAAGAACAACAACCACGCCGGTGTGGATGGCTTCAAGGAAGACTGGGATCGCCTGCTGGCGGGCGAGGTGTGGGGAGAACTGCAAATGAATCCCTTCCTCAATCCCGAGCGCCCTTTCTTGGGGATCGGTCTCGGGGCTCCGGTTCGCGGAGGCGGTGTCATGGTGGCTTCCGTAAAGAAGAATGCCGGCCAAGCGGGTGTCAGGCCGGGCGACATCGTGACCACCATTAACGGCGAGAAGGTCGGGAATGGTGCCAGTCTGATGCGTCTTCTGGTGAAGAAACAGGCGGGCGACAAAGTCAAAGTGGGTATCATCCGCGACGGCTCGCCGCACGAATACGAGGTCACGCTGATGACCCAGAAGCAACTCGATCAATAA
- a CDS encoding HAD hydrolase-like protein gives MFRNLIFDWSGTLVDDLPPVLEATNHVFSIYGVAPLDREAFRLRFRLPYRDFYEEILPGVALEELEVHFRQAFAASTAPVTILPHAREKLEWCRDHGIRCFVLTSMDSEAFAKQLVDLGLADFFEATYSGVLDKREKILGILEAHRLDPAESAFVGDMTHDIDTARHGKMTSIAVLTGYTHAGALAQAKPDLTVPDLEVLRRLFDRPGWRSRPIATVGALLHDDGGKLLMVKTHKWGHRWGIPGGKIRRGESSLDALRREVREETGLEIAEPRFVMVQDSIDSEEFLRPEHFLLLNYVARVSPAEVTLNDEAQEYRWVSAAEALTFDLNRPTRILLDEAMIQGLVGDLA, from the coding sequence ATGTTTCGCAATCTGATTTTCGACTGGTCCGGGACCTTGGTGGATGACTTGCCGCCGGTGCTGGAGGCGACCAATCATGTCTTTTCCATCTACGGTGTGGCGCCGTTGGATCGTGAGGCTTTCCGGCTCCGCTTCCGGCTGCCTTACCGGGACTTTTATGAAGAGATCCTGCCCGGGGTGGCCTTGGAGGAACTGGAGGTCCATTTTCGTCAGGCTTTTGCCGCGTCCACGGCTCCGGTCACCATTCTGCCACATGCCAGAGAAAAGCTTGAGTGGTGCCGGGACCACGGGATCCGCTGCTTCGTGCTGACCAGCATGGATAGCGAGGCCTTTGCCAAGCAGCTCGTTGATCTTGGTTTGGCGGATTTCTTCGAGGCGACCTATTCGGGGGTCCTCGACAAGCGCGAAAAGATTCTCGGGATTCTGGAAGCCCACCGCCTCGACCCGGCGGAGAGCGCCTTTGTGGGAGATATGACCCACGACATTGATACCGCGCGGCATGGCAAGATGACCTCCATTGCAGTGCTCACCGGCTATACCCACGCCGGGGCACTGGCCCAAGCAAAGCCGGATCTCACGGTGCCGGACCTGGAGGTCCTGCGCCGCCTGTTCGATCGGCCGGGCTGGAGATCACGGCCCATCGCCACCGTCGGTGCGCTGCTTCACGATGATGGTGGGAAACTTCTGATGGTGAAGACCCACAAGTGGGGGCATCGCTGGGGGATTCCAGGGGGGAAGATCCGCCGCGGCGAAAGTTCCTTGGATGCCCTGCGTCGTGAGGTCAGGGAAGAGACCGGCCTCGAGATTGCGGAGCCACGTTTCGTCATGGTGCAGGACAGCATCGACTCAGAGGAGTTTCTCCGTCCCGAGCATTTTCTCCTGCTCAACTACGTTGCGCGTGTCTCGCCCGCGGAGGTGACTCTCAATGACGAGGCGCAAGAATACCGTTGGGTGAGCGCGGCGGAGGCTCTGACATTTGATCTCAATCGTCCCACGCGGATCTTGCTGGACGAGGCGATGATACAAGGCTTGGTGGGGGATCTCGCTTAA